The Streptococcus equi subsp. equi nucleotide sequence AAGCCTGAATAAGCCCATGATAACGCAAGTTTTTATCCACAAAAAGAGTATTCAAGGTTGGTGCATCAAAACCAGTCAAAAACATACCAACGACAATCAGCAAATCCACTTCTCCAGACTTAACTCGCTTAGCTAAATCACGGTAATAGTTTTGAAACTCATTGCCATTGATACTAAAATTAGTCTGAAAAAGGCGATTATAATCGGAAATCGCTCCGCTCAAAAATTCCTTACTACTAATATCTGACAAGTCAGCAGGGCTGAAAGTCTCGTCATCAATCTCCCCAATCGCAGCCTGCTCCTCATTTGCTGCATAAGAGAAGATGGTTGCAATCTTCAATGGTTTAGCTTTTCCAGCTTGTTGGTCTTGCAACTCTTGGTAGTAAGCCTTGGCCGCCTCGACACTTGACACAGCAAACATAGCGTTAAATCCTTTACCGTTTTGCCTATGTGTCTTTTGATTAAAATGTTCTAAAATATAAGCCGAAATCTCTGTAATCCGTGTTGGATGAAGTAGGGCTTTTTTATTTTCAGCAGCAGATAATTTCCCTAAATCTTGCTCAGTTTCTAACGACTTAAACTGTGGACGAACATCATTATAATCCACCTTAAATTTCAACACCTTTTGGTCACGGATAGCATCAGTAATGACGTATGCATGAAGCTCCCGACCGAATACAGAAGCTGTCGTCTCACTGCCTAAAGCATTTTCAACTTTAATCGGCGTGCCTGTAAAACCAAACTGACAATACTTCTTAAACTTTTGTTTTAAGCGCTTTTGAGCCTCGCCAAACTGTGAACAGTGGCATTCGTCAAAGATAAAGACCACTTGCTTGTTGTAAATCTCATGCTGTGCTTCACTAGACATAAAGTTATTGAGCTTTTGAATCGTCGTCACAACAATCTTATTGTCATCTTTTTCGATATTGCGTTTAAGTCCAGCTGTGCTATTTGACCCATTAACTGAGTCAGGTGAAAAACGCTGGTATTCTTTCATAGTCTGGTAGTCCAAGTCTTTCCTATCAACCACAAAGAAAACCTTGTCCACTTTATCCATCTCAGTCGCCAGTCTCGCAGCCTTAAAACTGGTCAAGGTCTTACCAGACCCCGTCGTATGCCAGATATAGCCGCCAGTCTCAGGACCACTCTTGATTTTGCTATCAATGGCCGAACGAATCTTCCAGATGATGCGCTCCGTCGCAGCAATCTGATAGGGACGCATGATTAGGAGGGTATCACTAGTATCAAAAACTGAGTAGTTGATGAGAATGTTTAAGAGTGTCTGCTGACTGAAGAAGGTCGCTGTAAAATCCTTCAAATCCTTGATTGGCTCATTATTTTTTAGTGCCCAATTCATGGTAAAGTCAAAAGAATTTTTCTCTCGCTTAGTGGTATTAGCAAAATAGCGAGTATCCGTCCCATTTGAAATGACAAAAATCTGGAGATACTTGAAGAGCGAATTTTCCTCATTAAAGCTTTCCTTACTGTAACGGTGAACCTGGTTGAAAGCCTCACGAATAGCCACCCCACGCTTTTTAAGCTCAATTTGTACTAAGGGTAGCCCATTAACCAAAATGGTCACATCATAACGGTTACTTGAAGTCCCAACTTGAGACATTTGGTTAATGACCTGAAGCTTATTTCGACTGATATTTTTCTTATCCCAGAGATAAATATTTTGGATATGCCCATCGTCAAAGATAAAGTCGTAGATGTGGTTATCGTGGAGCTTTCGGGTGCGGTCAATCAAACCATCACTAGGCTTATTGAGGTACTCCTCTAAAAAACGCAGCCATTCTGCCTCAGAAAAAACCACGCCATTAAGGGCTTCCATCTGGGTCTTTAGGTTATCTAAGAGAGCTTCTGGGGTCGTCAGATTGTTGAGGTACTCGTATCCCTGCTGCCGCAAATCGCTAACCAGCTCTCGCTCCAAGTCTGCTTCCGTCTGATAGGTGCTAGGCTTTTCCAACTTGGTGTATTTTTCCAGTACAATGAAGTTCTTAGCCTCTAAAATAGTATCTGTTTGGATGATTTCAGTCATAGTTAGTCCTCTTTAAATCGATAGATTGAATCAAAGCTATTAAATAAATTTATAAGAGTATTTTTCTCTTGGGGAGGCAATTCTCTATATTCTAAATCAGCATGCCTATTATGAGTGTATAAATCAATCAGTTGTGTATAGAGTTTAATATTTTCAGATGTTATAACATGTCCAGCAACATCTAAACCTAACAAGATATTTTCCCATCGTCCATATCCTAAAAATGTTGCTGTTTTTTCAACTAGGTTTCTAAAAAGAGCAAAATGGAATTTCTCTACCTGTTCATCTTGAATTGCTTTTCTCAATTCTTCTCTCACTCTGAGATGATATCCAAATGGAGAATCCCCTTCAACATCTGTCAACAAATATTTAAATTGTTTCTCATCCTCAATTTCATCAGTAGCTTTCATGACGTAAAAAACCTTTTTCTTGATTCTTCTATCAAATCGGATTTCATTATAAAGTACATTATAAAATAATGCTTGATGAGTAGAGACGACAAATTTCAAATCAGTATTTTCAGCACTACCTATAACATCACTCAAATAAATTGCAGCATTAATAATATTAGTATCATCCAAAGAAGATATAGGATCGTCAATATAGATATAGTTCATTTTTGAAAATTCTGAGGTATCAGCAGACTCAGTCAAATCTTCAATAATAATTTCAAGGAGCGTTAAGAAAACTGACCAAACAAAAATCCTCTCTTCTCCTCTAGACACCTTTATTGTATGCCCATCTACTTTAAATCTTATACTCTTTTTATTACTAATTGTTAGTGCCTCACCCCTATTATCTTTTTGAACATTTCCGAACTCATCTTTAACTGTTTCAATAACATCTTGGAACTCAATATCAATAGATCTACCAACATACTTTTGAAAATTGTCTACAGCACGTTCGAAAAGTTGTTGCTCTTCAAGGAAATTTCCAAAATAAGTTCGTTTATCATAAATCAAATATCGATCTTCATCGTTTTCCAAATCATTATCCCACGTAAAAAGATCCTCCGTATATGAATTGAAATATAAAATGTGCTTAATGCTATTACCATCACTATCAGTCTCATTTACCTTATTTTTCAATTCCATAGAAAGCCTAGTTTTCCCAGTAGCATTATAGGCATATAGCAAATGAACTTTCTTATTACTAGAAATAATATTATCCGAAATCTGTTCTAAATTTTCAAATTTGATATCATTTCCCATATCTATTCTTCCTCCTACGGAAAGTTAAGTAGTAAATCCCGCCAATACTCATACTGTTTCTGTCGTTGCTCAATTTCTTTCGGAAGACCTTGGGTAAGGTCAGAAGTTAGTGTATCAAATTTGTCAAGAATGGAGACGATACGCCCTTGTTCGTATACAGGTGGGAGAATAATAATCGCCTTTTCTAAATTTTTAGGATACAGTTCAATCACTTTAGTTCCTATCACTAACTTTTCCTTTTGCTTTTGAAACACAGTTGTCTGAAAATAATAAAGCAAGTACTTCGAGTTTTGTTCCGTGTGCAATACACAAGAGTGTCCACCAATACAAACATCTTCAGCACCTTCCCAAACAAGTGCTTTACCAACATCTTCAATATTTTCAGAAGTAGTAGCTACAATCACATCACCAGTTTTAGCTTTTTTCAATTTTTGACCAACTTCTGGTGACACAAAAGATTTCGTCACGCGAGCACTCAATCCATAGAAGGTATAGATTTGTCCATAATGAATAACAGGATAACCCTCATTAACAAAATCCTTCTTTTGCAAACCATTCCCACGCACCACATCGCAGACAGCCCCCAACTCAACCTTAATCGGTCCAAAAACCCAAGTCAAGAGCCTAATTAGGTCTTGTCTGTACTGTACTGTACTGTACTGTCAGTATACACGCCTTCGGCGGTGAAGGTCAAGAGTTTGTCTCTAAAATAGGCATACTGTTTCTGATGAAGCTCAATCTCCTTAGGTAGCCCGATATTTAGGTCATTACAAACCGTATCAAAATTATCCAAAACTTGGACAATACGACGCTGAATATCCAGAGGAGGGACTGGGATTTTGAAATTCGAGAATTCTTGTTTTGTTATTGTTTTCAGAGTACTTCCTCTAGCAAATTCTTTTTCTCTGTCAAAAATAAACTTCAATTGGTGTGCGAAATAGCGTTTATCAACTTCTTGCTTATAACCGTCAAAAATTGCTAACGTTCTATCGACATAAGCATCATACTGGGTAACCGCTACCCTTCCTAGGGTGCCTTGCAAGGTAACGATAACGGTTCCCTTAGGTACAAAAACACTTTTTGGAATAGCTTTTGAGAAATTGTTTTTTTCGTTTTAGTATTCAGTCTAAATCCTTCATCAGCAACATCTACAACTTGAACAAATGGTTGGGCATCTTCTCCACCATAGAACGACATATCTGTGTAAGGCTGAGGGAAAGACCCTCTCCTAAAATTCACCACCTCCCCCAGCGTTTTCCACTGGACAGTGTAAACCTTATCGTTCGCCCCTCCCATACTTTCATCATCAAAACTTAGGAGCTTATCTCTAAAATAAGAATATTGTTTCTGTCGAAAGGTCAATTCTGCGGTCAATTCTGCGGTCAATTCTGTAACATGTTCCGTGAATTTGTCAAGTATTTTAACTATCTCCCCTTGAATTTCTAGTGGGGGAAGGGGGATTTTAAATTTAGAAAAAGTCCCTATCCACTGTCGTGCGTGCTGTTCTGGTGTGTATTTTATTGTTCCTAAATAGTGCCAAACATACCTTATTGAAACATCATCTTGACGGTCTGACTTGATAGAGAGTAGTTTCATCGCCGAGGACTTAACTTTAAATTCAAAATCCACCCACTTTCTAGCTGTCGTAAAGTCATCGAAAATAATAACTGGATGTTCCTTACTTGCTGGATAAATACCAGTTACTTCATTTGTGTATCCAAGAATAAATGTCTGACCTGCTGTCAAAACTGGAATGGAATAATCATCGCTGTATTCCTTAGATTTTACGATATACTTTGTTGGCTGTTCGTAGTCAACGACTTCACCCAACTCTTTCCACTCCACTCCGTCAGGACAAAGCTCTTTAATCATCTCATCAATGTAGGTCATATCAGCTCAACTCCTCGACAATCTTATCAATCTCTGCCCGCAATCGGTCAATATTTTTCACGGTCTCAGCAATTTCTTTGTTTAATACATCAATATTAATCTTCTCACGCGTATCCTCTTTTTCCACGTAGGTAGATACAGAGAGATTGTAGTCAGCTTCCACAATTTTTTCTTGGGAAATGAGCTGAGCAAAATACTCTTCATTATTCTTATGCTCAACACTTTTCAGAATTTTCTCGATGTTCTCTTCTGTCAAGACATTGTTATTGGTTTCTTTTTTGAACTGCTGGCTAGCGTCAATGAAGAGAACATCTGTTGTCGGCTTATTCTTAGCAAGAATAAGGATACAGGTAGCGATAGACGTCCCAAAAAGGAGATTATCCGGCAATTGGATAACAGTTTCGACAAAGTTTCCGTCTACCAAATACTGACGAATCTTTTGCTCCGCTCCACCACGATAAAAAATCCCAGGGAAGGTCACAATAGCCGCTCTGCCTTTATTGGACAAATAAGAAAGGCTATGCATGATAAAAGCAAAATCCGCTTTAGACTTGGGTGCCAGAATCCCCGCTGGTGCAAAACGGTCATCATTAATTAGCGTCGGGTCATCGCTACCAACCCACTTGATTGAATAAGGCGGGTTGGACACGATAGCATCAAAGGGCTTATCATTGCCATGCTTAGGGTCCAGCAGCGTATTGCCACGCTCAATGCTAAACTTGTCGTAGTTGATATTATGAAGGAACATATTCATCCGAGCCAAGTTGTAGGTGGTCATGTTGATTTCCTGACCATAAAAACCATCCTCGATAATATGCTCCGTAAATTGTTTTTTGGCTTGAAGCAAGAGAGAACCAGAACCACAAGCAGGGTCATAAATCTTATTGATTTTGTTCTTTTCATCCTTGCCTAACATGACGATACGTGCTAGGAGCCGTGACACGCTCTGCGGTGTGAAAAACTCTCCGCCTGATTTCCCGGCGTTAGAAGCGTAGTTAGAAATCAGAAACTCATAGGCATCGCCAAAAAGGTCGATATGATTGTCCTCGAAACTACCAAAATCAAGGCTGGCAATACCTTCTAGGATAAGGGCTAAGCGTTCATTACGCTCTGGGACGGTACTTCCTAGCTTATTACTTCTGGTGTCTACGTCATCAAAAAGACCTTTAATATCATTTTCACTGGCATAACCCATAGCACTCGCCTCAATGGCATCAAAAATATCCTTGAGTTCCGTATTTAAGTTGTCATTACTACGAGCTGTTTTCACAACATTGGAAAAAAGCTGCGCAGGCATAATAAAGTACCCCTTTGTCTTAATCGCATCATCCTTAACCTCAGGTGTGATTACTTCATCCGGAATCTCCTCATAGTTGAAGTCCTCACCACCCTCGATATAAGTCTTGAAATTTTCACTGATAAAACGGTAAAAAAGGATTCCCAAAATATATTGTTTGAAATCCCAACCATCTACCGCACCACGGACATCATCTGCGATTGCCCAGATTTTGCGGTGCAACTCTTGCCTTTGTGCTTGTTCTGACATCTTCAAATCCTCACAGTCTTTAATATTTCTATTATACCATTTTCCCTACTTCTCACACGTTTTCTCAAGGGGTTTGGGGCTTTGCCCCAAAATAAAATATAAGCATCAATCAAAAAGTGTCAGTCTGACCTTTACTGATGGTTCTATTTTTACGATAGTGTGTATACACTATCTGAGCTCGCAAAGACCTAACTCCATTTTTAGTGATTTCCCGTACTTTATACGGTGCCGCACATTGTCCGTACAAGGATTTTTTACAATTACATGCTAAAAAACGCTGACTACCATCAGCGTTTTTGTTGTTTTATTTAAAACTATTCTACCAAAATGACTGAACGACTATCACTTCTTGGCTATTCGTTGCTTGTCTTCCTTCACTTGTTTCTCTACCAGTTCTACAAGTTCCTCCATCAACTGACCTAATTCCATCAAATCATGTTGGGAAATTTTTCCAAACTGTGTTGCGCTTTTAGCGATGCCATTAATTGTTCTACCAACAGATAGTAACCTGCCAGTCAGCGGCTGATATTCTGGAAAACTAACTAGCCAAGTTTCAAAATCAGGTTTTAATAATTGCTTTCTAGCAAAAAGAGAAAAGTTTGTGAAGCCATCTTGCTTCATTTTCTCTAACAGTTTTTGATTTTCTTCTTCAGACAAAAAGACTTGTTTAATTACGTTCCTAATTCTCCTTTTATCCATTAAGCTCCCTTAGATAATAATTTCCGTTTCTTTTTCTTGTGGTAACGCGTTAACTGCTTTTCATAATGTGAAACTAACCTTCTGCTATAGTCCATAGCTCTGTAGGCTTGACTATCTTGAGACTGCTCTGCAATTTTAGATAACTGCCTTAAATTATTTTGAATACGCCTTAAAGAATAAATCAACTCATCAAACTGAGATTCATCAAATCGCATAAAGAGTGATGTTTCCTTAAAAAGCATCCGACGAGCATAATTAGAGAATGTTTGCAAGCCTGTATCATTTACTAGTTGATTAAGTACTTCATTCTGCAATTCCGTCACATAAAACTTCTTTAAAATAGTTCTGATACGTTCAGACATGACGAACCATCCCTAAATACCTGTCTGCCTGATTAGTATCATATCGTTTCAACTCTCCTACCAGTTCTAAATAATCAATCATTAATGCTTCTGATAAGTTCGGAAAATCATTCTCTGAGGTCTGACAAATGATTTCAAGTTGATTTGTGATTTCTCTGATTGAAAAGCTATAGTCCTCTGACTCCCCTTCATAGTCCCTCTTGAGAGCCTGATAGCGGTCGTACTCATCTTGTGACTTAAACCCAGCCACTAACATATTTTCTAATTGATAATATACTGTCATAACTCATTATTCCCCTAGTCTTTCCATATATCCATAGCTGCTAAGAAATCTTCTGAAACTTCTACATTTGCAATTTCTAATGGACGGTAGTCTTCTTCAGATGCTATCACTTGGTCAACAGTTATAAACCCTCTAGCTTCCCAATTCATTAGTATCCCTTTGACATAACTCATGTTTTGTTTCTTTGGCTCAAGCTCCTCTGTTTTCTGAATAGCTAACTGCAATAAAGAATCATTAACCGCGAATCCTTCTAATAATACTTTCTCCTGTTGGGTTAATTCTCGATGCCATAGTGTTTCCATTAACCAGATGTCATCAGTCAGTTGTGATGAGATTGGATCATTATCTAATCCTATCTTATCTTGACTTAACTTATCTTTACCTATCCTATCTTTACTTATCTTATCTTTAATTATATTGCGGTTCCCATCTGGATCCAGACTGGCTCCAACTTGGAGCCGAGTATTTTGAAGATAATTAATCAAGCGTGGTCCTAGATTTAGACACTCCAACAACTGATTATCCTTCAGATAATCTATAAGAAGTTGACGATGACTACTCGGTGTGTAACGATCTGCTTTGATGGTATTCTGCTCAAAGAAATCCTTGATAAAGTAAACCATTTCATTGTTTAACAAGAGTAAATACTGCTTAAGAGTTAATAAATTCAAACTGTCCTCATTAGCATTAATCATCCGCATAACAGGAAAAGCTTCAACAATACCATCATCATCTGCATTGACTACCAAGTGACAGTAAAGCGCCTGCGCTTCAAGTGGTAGGCGTAAAAATCGTTGTATCTGCACCACCGTTTTACTCAACATTCGTCTATTAGCCATTCTTTACCTCATCTTTCATATTGCTTCAACCAACGTGTAACCGCACGTTTATCGTACAGAGTCACACCATCAATAACCATTGTAGGCATTCCTTCTCGCGTCCACTTTTGAAGTGTTGTCGTTGACACATCAAGCCATCTAGAAAGGGCTGCCATCCGAACCATAGGTTTATATAATTCTTTATCCTCTAGCGCTCTTTCAATAGCTGTAGAAACCATTTCATCATAATGTGCCCTTAATTGTTTTTCCAAAACTTTGGGAAGTTGAACAACTAAAGTCGCTTCTTCAGACATATCATTACCTCGTTTCCATTTCTCAATTAAATAAACTCCGAAATTTGTATATTTTATTATACATTTTAAATTATAAATACTTTTTGTATTCTTGTCAAGTGGTATTATACTTTTTGTATTAAATGTGGTAGAATATCAATTAGGAGGAATCTATGACTAATAATATAGCTAAACTTATAGAAGAAAGTGGCAAAAAAATAAAAAGTATCAGTGAAGCGCTAGATATATCCTACCCAACACTATCTAGCTATAACCAAGGAATACGAAAACCTAAAAAAGAGAATGCTCAAAAGTTAGCGGATTATTTTGGTGTCTCAGTGGCATACATCCTTGGAATTGACGAAGAAAAGTACGCTCCGTCAAATTTAAAAATCGTCACTGATAGTTTCAAGACATCTGAAATTACTTCTGTAACACCTTTTAAAAGCGATATGGAGAAGCTTAAGAAAGGAATCGAACTAGGAGAGATTCATTTGTCTATGCCCTTAAACGAGGTTTTCTCAGATGACTTTAGACGTATTCTTTCTAACTACTTAATGGATTATGAAGAAACCTTTATCAAAGACTTAATTAAGTTTATGAATAACCAAGGCCAAAAATCGGATATTTGGAAAACATGGATACAAACCGAAGAGTTTCAAATTAGACGAGCAGATCGTGACAGAAAATAGACTAATATTTCTCAATTACATAAGCTCCGAAAACTTAGAAACGGAGAACTGTTATGTCTGTACACAAATACCAATCTACAAAAGGAATTACCTATTTTGTTAAAGTTTACCTTGGTCTAAACGACTACGGTAAGAAAAAATATTACACTAAACGAGGATTCAAGACGCGTAAAGCTGCCAAAGCTCATGAAACTGCTGTTAATCATCAGCTGAATAGTGGAACTTTTGCCCATCTTACTGCTCAAACAACCTATACTTACCAAGAACTATATCAAAGGTGGTATGAAGCTTACAAAGATACCGTTGAAACAACTACTGCAGCTAAAACGGCCGATTTATATCGCCTTCATATTCTTCCAACCTTTGGAGAGAAAAAGATTTCAAAATCAGTCCGCTAGACTGCCAAACCTTTATCACAGATAAAGCGAAATCATTCAAGAACATGAAGCAAATCAAGTCATACACCTCTAAAACCTTTGAATTTGCCATCAATATGAATCATATTGAACGTAATCCTATGAGCAAAGTTATTATGCCTAAACTCAAAAAAACTGTCAGTGAGAACTACTGGACAGTTAACGAGTTGCATCATTTTTTGACAATCATTTTAGAAAATGAACCTTATAAACATTATGCTCTATTTCGATTACTAGCATACAGCGGGTTACGAAAAGGAGAGCTCTACGCCCTCAAATGGGAAGATTTTGATTCTGAGAATCAACTATTAACAGTCAGCAAAAGTTTAGGAAGAATAGATGGTCATGCCATTGAAAAAGGAACTAAAAATACATTCTCAGTACGCTCTATCTATCTTGATGATGAAACCTGTTCTATCCTCAACAAATGGAAACAGGAAACTAGCAAAGAAAAGGGGCAATTATCAGTACAGCCCCTTTCTCTCGACAA carries:
- the hsdR gene encoding type I restriction-modification system R protein, which encodes MTEIIQTDTILEAKNFIVLEKYTKLEKPSTYQTEADLERELVSDLRQQGYEYLNNLTTPEALLDNLKTQMEALNGVVFSEAEWLRFLEEYLNKPSDGLIDRTRKLHDNHIYDFIFDDGHIQNIYLWDKKNISRNKLQVINQMSQVGTSSNRYDVTILVNGLPLVQIELKKRGVAIREAFNQVHRYSKESFNEENSLFKYLQIFVISNGTDTRYFANTTKREKNSFDFTMNWALKNNEPIKDLKDFTATFFSQQTLLNILINYSVFDTSDTLLIMRPYQIAATERIIWKIRSAIDSKIKSGPETGGYIWHTTGSGKTLTSFKAARLATEMDKVDKVFFVVDRKDLDYQTMKEYQRFSPDSVNGSNSTAGLKRNIEKDDNKIVVTTIQKLNNFMSSEAQHEIYNKQVVFIFDECHCSQFGEAQKRLKQKFKKYCQFGFTGTPIKVENALGSETTASVFGRELHAYVITDAIRDQKVLKFKVDYNDVRPQFKSLETEQDLGKLSAAENKKALLHPTRITEISAYILEHFNQKTHRQNGKGFNAMFAVSSVEAAKAYYQELQDQQAGKAKPLKIATIFSYAANEEQAAIGEIDDETFSPADLSDISSKEFLSGAISDYNRLFQTNFSINGNEFQNYYRDLAKRVKSGEVDLLIVVGMFLTGFDAPTLNTLFVDKNLRYHGLIQAFSRTNRIYNATKTFGNIVTFRDLEKATTDAIKLFGKTETADILLERSYEDYMNGYIEAGQEQKGYLEVVKELQERFPDPTTIIKESDKKEFVTLFGQFLRLDNILQNYDDFMSLQALQELDVTDIEALADFKGRFHLDDEAVAVLSQLDIPSVREIQDYRSAYNDIKSWYDNERRNQQNNDSEIDWDAVVFEVELLKSQEINLDYILELIFETNQKVSDKDQLIEEITRTIRASLGQRAKESLIVDFINASDLDSFSEKSDILEQFYTFARQKQKEAVANLIETEGLNVESASRYIQMSLKREYASENGNALNEALPKMSPLNPQYRTKKQMVFEKIVDLVEIFKGIGGEI
- a CDS encoding anticodon nuclease; the encoded protein is MGNDIKFENLEQISDNIISSNKKVHLLYAYNATGKTRLSMELKNKVNETDSDGNSIKHILYFNSYTEDLFTWDNDLENDEDRYLIYDKRTYFGNFLEEQQLFERAVDNFQKYVGRSIDIEFQDVIETVKDEFGNVQKDNRGEALTISNKKSIRFKVDGHTIKVSRGEERIFVWSVFLTLLEIIIEDLTESADTSEFSKMNYIYIDDPISSLDDTNIINAAIYLSDVIGSAENTDLKFVVSTHQALFYNVLYNEIRFDRRIKKKVFYVMKATDEIEDEKQFKYLLTDVEGDSPFGYHLRVREELRKAIQDEQVEKFHFALFRNLVEKTATFLGYGRWENILLGLDVAGHVITSENIKLYTQLIDLYTHNRHADLEYRELPPQEKNTLINLFNSFDSIYRFKED
- a CDS encoding type I restriction-modification system S protein; this translates as MTWVFGPIKVELGAVCDVVRGNGLQKKDFVNEGYPVIHYGQIYTFYGLSARVTKSFVSPEVGQKLKKAKTGDVIVATTSENIEDVGKALVWEGAEDVCIGGHSCVLHTEQNSKYLLYYFQTTVFQKQKEKLVIGTKVIELYPKNLEKAIIILPPVYEQGRIVSILDKFDTLTSDLTQGLPKEIEQRQKQYEYWRDLLLNFP
- a CDS encoding type I restriction-modification system S protein, whose translation is MQGTLGRVAVTQYDAYVDRTLAIFDGYKQEVDKRYFAHQLKFIFDREKEFARGSTLKTITKQEFSNFKIPVPPLDIQRRIVQVLDNFDTVCNDLNIGLPKEIELHQKQYAYFRDKLLTFTAEGVYTDSTVQYSTDKT
- a CDS encoding type I restriction-modification system S protein — its product is MTYIDEMIKELCPDGVEWKELGEVVDYEQPTKYIVKSKEYSDDYSIPVLTAGQTFILGYTNEVTGIYPASKEHPVIIFDDFTTARKWVDFEFKVKSSAMKLLSIKSDRQDDVSIRYVWHYLGTIKYTPEQHARQWIGTFSKFKIPLPPLEIQGEIVKILDKFTEHVTELTAELTAELTFRQKQYSYFRDKLLSFDDESMGGANDKVYTVQWKTLGEVVNFRRGSFPQPYTDMSFYGGEDAQPFVQVVDVADEGFRLNTKTKKTISQKLFQKVFLYLREPLSLPCKAP
- a CDS encoding type I restriction-modification system M protein; this encodes MSEQAQRQELHRKIWAIADDVRGAVDGWDFKQYILGILFYRFISENFKTYIEGGEDFNYEEIPDEVITPEVKDDAIKTKGYFIMPAQLFSNVVKTARSNDNLNTELKDIFDAIEASAMGYASENDIKGLFDDVDTRSNKLGSTVPERNERLALILEGIASLDFGSFEDNHIDLFGDAYEFLISNYASNAGKSGGEFFTPQSVSRLLARIVMLGKDEKNKINKIYDPACGSGSLLLQAKKQFTEHIIEDGFYGQEINMTTYNLARMNMFLHNINYDKFSIERGNTLLDPKHGNDKPFDAIVSNPPYSIKWVGSDDPTLINDDRFAPAGILAPKSKADFAFIMHSLSYLSNKGRAAIVTFPGIFYRGGAEQKIRQYLVDGNFVETVIQLPDNLLFGTSIATCILILAKNKPTTDVLFIDASQQFKKETNNNVLTEENIEKILKSVEHKNNEEYFAQLISQEKIVEADYNLSVSTYVEKEDTREKINIDVLNKEIAETVKNIDRLRAEIDKIVEELS
- a CDS encoding transposase — protein: MDKRRIRNVIKQVFLSEEENQKLLEKMKQDGFTNFSLFARKQLLKPDFETWLVSFPEYQPLTGRLLSVGRTINGIAKSATQFGKISQHDLMELGQLMEELVELVEKQVKEDKQRIAKK
- a CDS encoding transposase, yielding MSERIRTILKKFYVTELQNEVLNQLVNDTGLQTFSNYARRMLFKETSLFMRFDESQFDELIYSLRRIQNNLRQLSKIAEQSQDSQAYRAMDYSRRLVSHYEKQLTRYHKKKKRKLLSKGA
- a CDS encoding DnaD and phage-associated domain protein, translated to MANRRMLSKTVVQIQRFLRLPLEAQALYCHLVVNADDDGIVEAFPVMRMINANEDSLNLLTLKQYLLLLNNEMVYFIKDFFEQNTIKADRYTPSSHRQLLIDYLKDNQLLECLNLGPRLINYLQNTRLQVGASLDPDGNRNIIKDKISKDRIGKDKLSQDKIGLDNDPISSQLTDDIWLMETLWHRELTQQEKVLLEGFAVNDSLLQLAIQKTEELEPKKQNMSYVKGILMNWEARGFITVDQVIASEEDYRPLEIANVEVSEDFLAAMDIWKD
- a CDS encoding DNA-binding protein, giving the protein MSEEATLVVQLPKVLEKQLRAHYDEMVSTAIERALEDKELYKPMVRMAALSRWLDVSTTTLQKWTREGMPTMVIDGVTLYDKRAVTRWLKQYER
- a CDS encoding DNA-binding protein, which encodes MTNNIAKLIEESGKKIKSISEALDISYPTLSSYNQGIRKPKKENAQKLADYFGVSVAYILGIDEEKYAPSNLKIVTDSFKTSEITSVTPFKSDMEKLKKGIELGEIHLSMPLNEVFSDDFRRILSNYLMDYEETFIKDLIKFMNNQGQKSDIWKTWIQTEEFQIRRADRDRK
- a CDS encoding integrase, which gives rise to MSVHKYQSTKGITYFVKVYLGLNDYGKKKYYTKRGFKTRKAAKAHETAVNHQLNSGTFAHLTAQTTYTYQELYQRWYEAYKDTVETTTAAKTADLYRLHILPTFGEKKISKSVR
- the Int-Tn_2 gene encoding integrase gives rise to the protein MKQIKSYTSKTFEFAINMNHIERNPMSKVIMPKLKKTVSENYWTVNELHHFLTIILENEPYKHYALFRLLAYSGLRKGELYALKWEDFDSENQLLTVSKSLGRIDGHAIEKGTKNTFSVRSIYLDDETCSILNKWKQETSKEKGQLSVQPLSLDKEFMFTYCNRDGEIEPLHADYINNILKRIIRKHNLKKISPHGFRHTHATLMIEMGIDPVNTAKRLGHASSQMTLDTYSHSNLTSLKTRSQQITKVLFSTKKHLAKTSQSALKRWYNWILTF